In Pleuronectes platessa chromosome 5, fPlePla1.1, whole genome shotgun sequence, a single genomic region encodes these proteins:
- the LOC128440474 gene encoding odorant receptor 131-2-like, whose product MNDKFMLIQVFVVLFLCINLLLITTFFTKEVFYTTMRYVLFAVTLMSDCLLLFLTNILLLLTYYRYTIQMWLCLIMYIISSLYMFVTPVTLTAMTLERYVAICLPLRHAELCSPRSTLHGILIIHSLSSLPCIVFLSIFFASASYSSYTQFRICTLEIFIIHTWQGHLRSAINQFYFLIMCITIVFSYVKIMRVAKAASGEDKQSTWRGLRTVGLHALQLLLCLIQLWCPFIESAVLQINLMLFIKVRYFNYITFILAPRCLSPLIYGLRDEMFFHALKKLALCGLRKKH is encoded by the coding sequence ATGAATGATAAGTTCATGTTGATTCAGGTCTTCGtcgtcctctttctctgcattaACCTTCTGCTAATTACGACCTTTTTCACCAAGGAGGTCTTCTACACCACCATGCGCTACGTCTTATTTGCTGTCACACTAATGTCTGACTGTCTACTTTTATTCCTGACTAACATCCTGCTCCTTTTGACTTACTATCGCTATACGATACAAATGTGGTTGTGCCTTATTATGTATATCATTTCGTCGCTGTACATGTTTGTGACACCGGTCACTCTGACGGCGATGACCCTGGAGCGCTACGTGGCCATTTGCCTGCCGCTGCGTCATGCAGAGCTGTGCTCCCCACGCAGCACTCTGCACGGCATCCTCATCATCCACAGCCTCAGCTCTCTGCCCTGCAtcgtttttctctccatcttctttgcATCGGCCTCCTACAGCTCCTACACCCAGTTCAGAATATGCACTTTGGAAATCTTCATCATCCACACGTGGCAGGGTCACCTGAGATCAGCCATTAATCAGTTTTACTTCCTGATCATGTGCATCACAATCGTGTTTTCCTATGTGAAGATAATGAGAGTGGCCAAAGCTGCATCAGGAGAGGACAAACAGTCCACATGGAGAGGACTCAGAACTGTGGGGCTTCATGCTttgcagctgctcctgtgtctcatccagCTGTGGTGTCCTTTCATAGAATCTGCTGTGCTTCAAATCAATCTCATGTTATTTATCAAGGTCAGGTACTttaattacattacttttattcttgctccgagatgtctgtctcctctcatttatggcctcagggatgaaatgttttttcatgcCCTGAAAAAATTAGCTCTCTGTGGTTTGCGTAAGAAACACTGA